The stretch of DNA CAGACTTTATCACACCGAGACGACGAAGTGGATAGGCAGTATTTTCTTCTGGTCAGACTAATCAGAAGCACCATATCTGACAAAAGGCTTGCAACCGCATTTCATCTAGAAAACATTGATGTTCTGGATTACAGAATTGCAGCAAACATTCTAGAGACAACAAGCGATACTCTGGTAGAAATTGCAAATTCACTGTCCAACACAACACTATCAAAAAACGACCTCAAAAAAATCTACGAGCTAACCAAAGACATAGAGTCAATTCACCAAAAATCAATTGACGCGTTCATCGAGCAAAACAGGAGCTTGGCAATTGACGCAATAGCAAGCCACAGGAAATTCCAGAGAAAAATATCTGACATCAGATCCTCAATAGAGCAAAAAAACCAGCTCCAAATTGATCTGCTGGATCTAATCTACATGTTTGAGCGAGTCTCTAGGTCCTGGGCAGACGTTGCAGATCTGGTCAAGCCAGTCTACTAGAATATCATCTAGTACAGCTTGTTCTTTGCAGCATAGGTCAGAGCAGCACAGATTGTCTTGGAGTCGATGATTTTTCCTGCCTTTATCATGGATATGAGGCGCTTAAAATCCATCTTTACCACAGACATTATCTCGTCTTCATCCAGTGCCTGCCCGCTTGCCTTTTTGAGGTTTTTTGCAACAAAGCAGTGGATTGCCTCTCTGTTATACCCAACAGACGGATAGTACGTCAAAAAGTGCGTCATTTTTGCCGCCTTGTAGCCAGTTTCCTCTTGGATTTCGCGAAAAGCACATCTGATCGGCTTCTCACCCCTTTCCAGCGTGCCTGCAGGAATCTCCAGAACGTATCCGTGCGGAAATCTGTGCTGTTTTACTAGTATGACCTTGCCTTTCTCATCAAATGCCAAAATTGCTGCAGCCCCTCGGTGTTCTATAATTTCGCGCTTTACTTTGCGTCCCTGAATTGTAATATCATAGAGGCTCAGGCCTAAAATCTTGCCGTCATAGATCTTCTTTTTTCTCATCTGTACAGCCCTGGATTTTGGATGGATTTTAATGATATGCCAGGTGCAGTTTTTGGGAAGCCTTTGCTTCCTTGATTGCATTTGTAATCCATTTCTGGGGGAATGTTATCTTTTTTGGAATGAACAGGTCCGCAGATCCGACCCCCTTGATTCCACGCACCCTTTGCGTTATGGAATCCAGCTCAAAAATATTGTTTGAAAACAAGAACAGTACAATCTGGTTTTTTGACAAAAACGGCTTCATCAAAAACGACTCGGAAAACTCTTTTTTGAGTGACTTGAGGGTCTCATTAAAGTCGCCTGCAACCCAAGCCAACACCACAAAAGGAATGTACTGGCCAAACTTGGTAGGATCGTAAATCATGGTAAACTGGATTGCCTCGTCGTTTTGCAGTTTCTGCAAAGATCGCGTAATGGTTTTTGTGGAGAGTTTTGTCTTTTTTGCCAGATCGTCTATCTTTGCCCGCGGGTTCTTTAGCAGCTCGCTAATGATATCGACATCGGTCCTTGTAAGATCCGATCGTATTCCGGGGTTTTCTGCTTCAAATATTGACAACAGCCTGACATCTTTCATCAATCCCTTTGCAAGCTCTATTTTTTGAGAAACATTTTCCTTAACCACAATTCCACAAACCGTGATTCCGCCAACAATTGGCACAACCAAGAACGGCTCGCCAATCAATTCCACCTGTTTTAGGATTTCATTCATGTTCTGGCCTGTCACCACAATATACAACAAGCTGTAACCAAAAACGGGCGGCTCTATTTTCAGGGTATAGTCCTCGATGATTCCGTTTTTTGTCATCTTTGCAATTCTAGACTTTACTGCAGCACCGGAAATTCCTATTCTAGTTCCTATTTGCCTGTCGGATTCGCGGCAGTTGTCCAGCAATGCGTGCAAAATGTCCACGTCTAATTTGTCCAATTTGCTACAGTTAGGCACTAGTTTCTTATTAAACACTACTATTCTTTGATCGAAATGTCCGATTTAGGCATTTTAGGCATATAATACATTAAATATCAGACTAAATTACTATACCCATGGATTACCGAGTCCAGCTGGCAAAAAGGATGCTCTCCAACAAAAAGGGCTCCCTGATTGGCGCAGTGCTCGCCGTGTCAATTGGAATTTTGGTAATTCATGTGAATTTTGTAATTTTCCAAGGATTATACGATGCAATTGTCCGGGATCTGTCCAGCTATAGATTCGGAGATGTCCTGGTGACAGACGAGGAGAGCTTTATCACAAAATCCGATACTTTTCTGGTAGGATGGTTTGAGCGAATCCCATATGTTGAGGCCGCAACGCCCAGGATGCAGTCATCCGCATCAATTAACGTAACAAAAAATGGAAAATTAGTCGAGGAGTTCCGAGTTCCAGTCATTGGTGTAGATCCGATGCGGGATCCAAGGGTATCAACAGCCTATCAAACAGTAAGTGATGGCCAATTTGTCTTTTCAAGAAACTCACTTGTTATCGGATCCAGGGTAGTCGATGATCTCGGCGGAGCCAGAGTTGGTGACAGCGTCAAAATAAAGATCACCGACAGGCGAGGCGAAGACCAGGTCCGAAGATTCCTTATCACTGGTATAACAACATCGCCTGGAGGCCAGGGCCTAGACTCTGAGATAATAATGCACATTGATGCATTGCGAGACATGCTGGACAGAGACGGAGAGACGGGAGAAATTCTGGTAAAGCTAAATGATCCAAAAAAGGCATCCGATGTGAAAAATTATTTTCTCAGGACTTTTCCAAATGATGATTTCAAGGCAGAAACAATAGAGGAATCTGCAGAGGCAGCACTTAGCGGTTTCAGATCAGGCATTGCCATGATAAACATGATTGGCTATTTCGGGTTAATGTCATCTGCATTCGCAGTTGTAACAATCCAGATGATGCTAGTATCCAGCAAGACAAGAGAGGTAGGTGTCATGCGTGCAATTGGCGCCAAAAGAAAGGACATTCTGATTATCTTCATTGTCCAAGGTATGATGATTGGCGCAATCGGCGCCGGAATAGGCACGGCAATGGGCCTAGGATACACGTTTTACGCAAAAGAGACCAAGATGACCTTTGCAGGGTCCATTCCACTAGAGGTAAGCTACGACTGGGCAAAAATCACCCAGACTGCAATCATGGCATTTTCATTGGCAGTAGTGGCGTCGATTTACCCGTCATACAAGGCAACTAAGCTGCAACCTGTGGAGGCAATGAGATATGTCTGATATTGTGCTGGAATTAAAAAATGTCAACAAGGTCTTCGGCCAGGGAGACACTCGAGTCCAGGCACTAGACAATGTCTCATTTTCTGTAAAAAAAGGAGAGTTCTTGCTAATTGTTGGCAGCTCCGGCTCTGGCAAGTCTACACTGCTTAACATGATTGGACTATTGGACAGGCCAAGCAGCGGCCAAGTAATAATTGATGGAAAAAATACTACCAAGCTATCAGATGGAAAAATCTCGGAATTTAGAAACTCCAAGCTAGGCTTTATCTTTCAATTTTCAAATCTTATGGCAGACCTTACAATTTTGGAAAATGTATTGCTGCCAAGAAACATACAGAGATCAGATCAAAATGCATACAAAGAAGCAACAGACCTGCTCAAGGCAGTGGGATTAGAATCGCAAATGAACAAGAGAGCAAACAAGGTCTCTGGCGGACAAGCCCAGAGAGCGGCAATCGCAAGGGGCCTAGTGAATCATCCAACAATAGTGCTAGCTGATGAGCCGACAGGAAACCTAGACTCTGTTACTGCAGAAACAATCGTACAGCTAATGAAGTCAATGGCAAAAAAGCTAAACCAGACATTCATCATAGTAACGCACGACAGACACCAGTTCGGCGAAGTGGACCGAGTCATCACTATCAAGGACGGGCGCGCATTTGAGGGAGAGGACGTGCCGCCAAAAATGGAGCTGACAGTATGAAAACTCTGGTCTATGTCATGATATCTCTGATTGTATTATCGCCAGTGTTGGATGCCTATGCCCAGCTAGGCAAAGGCGACTCGCCATTTGAGCGTAATTTTGGCGATGTCAAGTTCCTAGATGCGTATTTTGGCACTCTGGATAACAAAATCGAGGTAACGCCAGGCGACAAGAACGTTCCACTTACCGTGGTATTTGCAAATGTAGGTTCGCAAGACATCACTGGAATCAAAGGACAGCTCCTAATGCCGATGGGCTTTAGCTCATCAGATGGCAAGGGCGCACTAATTTTTGCGGACAGCGATTCCGAGGCAACTGCAGGAAAACACTTTTCGCTGACATTCTTTGTAAATCTGGACAAGGGCGTATCTGTACAGCAATTTCCTGCAACTGTCAAGCTAGATTATACCAGACTGCGAGAGTCTGGCACCAGAAACTCGTTTTTTGACTTTAATTTCAGGGTCACTGGAGAAAGCATCCTGAATCTCAAGGCTGATAATCCATTTTTAACATCTCTTAAAACAAATGACGTCACAGTAGAGATAACAAACACAGGAACTGCGCCATTATCGAATGTCAAGGTTGTATTGCAAAACAGCCAGTTCCAGTCAGACAGATCCACTACCTTAACAAACATAGAAAATGTTGTCTTTGATCAAAACGAATGGGACATTGGCACAATAGATACAAAGTCGTCCAAGAAATTTTCTTTTTCTGTCTATGTTCCTGAAAATGTCAGAACAGAAACACTTCACACACCATTGCTGGTGTCGTATTTTAACGCGCATGGAGACAAAATAGAGGACACAAGGACTGTAGACTTTTACATTAATGGTTTGATCGACGCAAGGATCTACGACATCAAGGTAATAGAGCTAGGAGACCAGCAGACCATAATCGGGGATATCATAAACGAAGGCAACATCAATGCCCTTTTTGCGTTTGTGACACTAGAACCACTGGAAGGCTCTAATCTCAAAAAGGTAACCCAGTTCATTGACGAGCTAGAAACAGACTCGCCAGTGCCGTTTAACATCCCAGTAGAGTTTGACGGCGAGCCAAAGTACGGCGACCACAAAATCAAGGTTACAGTTCGATACAAGGATGATCTGAGGCAAGAACACCTAGTATCGGAAATTGCAACTGTGACACTCAAGGACATGACCATAAAGCCAGAGCCTACACCAATGGACTTTGCGCCAGGAATCATCGGCCTGACAATAGCTGGTGTGGCAGGCTATGTCATATTCAAGAAAATCAAAAAGAGAAAGCAGGCTCAGGCAGAAGAAAGCCAAACCCACTAGAATTATTAATCAAGTGATGGTATTTTCAATCCATGTCTTCTGATGAAATCGAAATCCCAAAAGAGATTCGACCATTCATGCTAGAGCAGGCCCAAGAAACAAAGCTTGGCCACAAAAACGGCGCACAAAGGCAATTCCGATACAAAAACCTGCACATTCGCGAATACAAAGACAAGTACCTAGTCCACATGGACAGGGTCAACCCACATGACGATCCACTAGGACATCTAGTCTATGACGCTCAAGAAGTCCTGGTGGGCCTGGCAAGCGGGGCAATTGGCGGTGCCAAAATAGCATCACACATTTACAAAAAATCTGGCAAGACAAAAAAAGACAAACAGATTGCAGCTGCCGCAGGAATTGTATCATCTATAGCAATTGGCTATGTTGGCTACAAGCTAGCAAAAAAGGCTAAAGGCCAGTGATGTTATGAGCACAGCTCGAACCATCCATGTTTTGATAAAGCTAGTCCCACTAATTCTGGCATTAAGAAAGGACAGAAAAGCCTGGGTCCGCTCTGAGGGAAAAAATCTGGATCTGGCAAGATTTCAAAAAAACGCAAGCAAGGTCCTCAATACTTTTGTCTCATTAGGTCCTGTCTACATCAAGCTGGGCCAGTGGCTTTCATCACGAGCTGATATCTTGCCGCAACCATATTTAGAAGAGCTCTCAAAGCTGCAAGACGACGTTCCGGCAGAATCCTTTGAGAAAATAAAGCCAATCATAGAGCAAGACTTAGGATCTTTGGACAAGTTTTCCACAATAAACACAAAGGCAGTCTCTGGCGCATCGCTTGGCCAAGTGTATCTGGCAAAAATAAAAGACCAAGACGTCATTGTCAAAGTAAAGCGACCGGGAATTGAAAAAATCATAACACAAGACATCCGTGTCCTAAAAAAAGTCCTGCCAATTGCAATGCAATTTGTCGATCCTAATCTGAGATTTTCCGCGCAATCAATGCTGTCGCAGTTCATAGAAACCATACATGAAGAGTTAGACTATACTATAGAATCAAAGAACCTCAAGACAATCAAGAAAAATCTAGCTCGACACGACAATGTGCGGATTCCCGAGGTGTATGACGATTATTCAACAAAAAACATCCTTACCATGGAATACATTCCTGGAATAAAAATAACAAACATTGAAGATCTGGACAAGGCCGGAATCGACAGGCAAAAAATAGTCATCGATGTCCACAAGGTCTTCTTTACAATGTTGCTTCGTGATTCAATATTTCATGCAGACCCGCACCCAGGCAATATCTCAATAGCAAATGATGGCTCTCTGATTTTGTATGATTTTGGTATGGTTGGCAAAATCGACAATGAAACCAGAATGAGAATTGTGCGATTGTACCTAGCACTGGTAGAAAAAGACCCACCACGAACAGTAAA from Candidatus Nitrosotenuis aquarius encodes:
- a CDS encoding COG1361 S-layer family protein, which codes for MKTLVYVMISLIVLSPVLDAYAQLGKGDSPFERNFGDVKFLDAYFGTLDNKIEVTPGDKNVPLTVVFANVGSQDITGIKGQLLMPMGFSSSDGKGALIFADSDSEATAGKHFSLTFFVNLDKGVSVQQFPATVKLDYTRLRESGTRNSFFDFNFRVTGESILNLKADNPFLTSLKTNDVTVEITNTGTAPLSNVKVVLQNSQFQSDRSTTLTNIENVVFDQNEWDIGTIDTKSSKKFSFSVYVPENVRTETLHTPLLVSYFNAHGDKIEDTRTVDFYINGLIDARIYDIKVIELGDQQTIIGDIINEGNINALFAFVTLEPLEGSNLKKVTQFIDELETDSPVPFNIPVEFDGEPKYGDHKIKVTVRYKDDLRQEHLVSEIATVTLKDMTIKPEPTPMDFAPGIIGLTIAGVAGYVIFKKIKKRKQAQAEESQTH
- a CDS encoding NUDIX hydrolase: MRKKKIYDGKILGLSLYDITIQGRKVKREIIEHRGAAAILAFDEKGKVILVKQHRFPHGYVLEIPAGTLERGEKPIRCAFREIQEETGYKAAKMTHFLTYYPSVGYNREAIHCFVAKNLKKASGQALDEDEIMSVVKMDFKRLISMIKAGKIIDSKTICAALTYAAKNKLY
- a CDS encoding ABC transporter ATP-binding protein; amino-acid sequence: MSDIVLELKNVNKVFGQGDTRVQALDNVSFSVKKGEFLLIVGSSGSGKSTLLNMIGLLDRPSSGQVIIDGKNTTKLSDGKISEFRNSKLGFIFQFSNLMADLTILENVLLPRNIQRSDQNAYKEATDLLKAVGLESQMNKRANKVSGGQAQRAAIARGLVNHPTIVLADEPTGNLDSVTAETIVQLMKSMAKKLNQTFIIVTHDRHQFGEVDRVITIKDGRAFEGEDVPPKMELTV
- a CDS encoding ABC transporter permease, which codes for MDYRVQLAKRMLSNKKGSLIGAVLAVSIGILVIHVNFVIFQGLYDAIVRDLSSYRFGDVLVTDEESFITKSDTFLVGWFERIPYVEAATPRMQSSASINVTKNGKLVEEFRVPVIGVDPMRDPRVSTAYQTVSDGQFVFSRNSLVIGSRVVDDLGGARVGDSVKIKITDRRGEDQVRRFLITGITTSPGGQGLDSEIIMHIDALRDMLDRDGETGEILVKLNDPKKASDVKNYFLRTFPNDDFKAETIEESAEAALSGFRSGIAMINMIGYFGLMSSAFAVVTIQMMLVSSKTREVGVMRAIGAKRKDILIIFIVQGMMIGAIGAGIGTAMGLGYTFYAKETKMTFAGSIPLEVSYDWAKITQTAIMAFSLAVVASIYPSYKATKLQPVEAMRYV
- a CDS encoding ABC1 kinase family protein, producing MSTARTIHVLIKLVPLILALRKDRKAWVRSEGKNLDLARFQKNASKVLNTFVSLGPVYIKLGQWLSSRADILPQPYLEELSKLQDDVPAESFEKIKPIIEQDLGSLDKFSTINTKAVSGASLGQVYLAKIKDQDVIVKVKRPGIEKIITQDIRVLKKVLPIAMQFVDPNLRFSAQSMLSQFIETIHEELDYTIESKNLKTIKKNLARHDNVRIPEVYDDYSTKNILTMEYIPGIKITNIEDLDKAGIDRQKIVIDVHKVFFTMLLRDSIFHADPHPGNISIANDGSLILYDFGMVGKIDNETRMRIVRLYLALVEKDPPRTVNAMSELGMLTPDFNRSVIEQGIDMSIRTMYGKKPDEMEVKALMELANKTMSKFPFMLPKNLALYLRMSSIIEGIYKTHKVDFKFVKVLKNILEEEQLIKDAYIEEIKHSFTRFAKSLDATISIAPELKKFLEENRTLQLNKKPKRDTLLAGSILSSAVFIGSAVLYAQNATAATAGMVGTFVIMGIFAVFRKK
- a CDS encoding winged helix-turn-helix transcriptional regulator translates to MDKLDVDILHALLDNCRESDRQIGTRIGISGAAVKSRIAKMTKNGIIEDYTLKIEPPVFGYSLLYIVVTGQNMNEILKQVELIGEPFLVVPIVGGITVCGIVVKENVSQKIELAKGLMKDVRLLSIFEAENPGIRSDLTRTDVDIISELLKNPRAKIDDLAKKTKLSTKTITRSLQKLQNDEAIQFTMIYDPTKFGQYIPFVVLAWVAGDFNETLKSLKKEFSESFLMKPFLSKNQIVLFLFSNNIFELDSITQRVRGIKGVGSADLFIPKKITFPQKWITNAIKEAKASQKLHLAYH